CCTCTTCATGGACATCGATTTTTTCAAGAGGGTCAACGACGCCCACGGGCACCTTGTCGGCAGCCGCGTGCTGGTGGAGGTAGGATCGGTCCTGCGCGCCTGCGTCCGGGATTCCGACACGGTGGTCCGCTACGGTGGGGACGAGTTCGTCGTCCTCCTCGTCGAGACCAACGCGGACGAGGCGATGATCGTCGCCGAGCGGATGCGGAAGATGATCGAGGCGGAGTCGTTCGTCAAGGAGACGGGGCTCTCGATCCGGTTGACGATCTCCATCGGTATCGCCGCGTTCCCCGAGCACGCGAACACGAAGCAGACCCTGCTCAACCTCGCGGACCAGGCGATGTACCGCGGGAAGGAATCCACAAGGAACGTCGTCTACCTCGCCCACGCCCAGAACGTCCCATGACATTGGCGACCGTCCGGGGGATGAAGGACATCCTTCCCCCCGAGTCCGAACGATGGGCGTCCCTCGAGGCGTCGTTTCGCGCCCACGCCGGGCGATACGGATTCCGGGAGATCCGGACCCCCCTGCTCGAGCGCACCGAGCTCTTCGCGCGGGCCGTGGGGGAGACCACCGACATCGTCGAGAAGGAGATGTACACCTTTACCGACCGGTCGGGTGAGAGCCTCACGGTGCGCCCCGAGGGGACCGCGCCGGTGGTCCGCGCATTTCTCGATCATCGGCCCGGGGCGGGCGAGGGGCCGGTCCGGCTCTACTATATCGGCCCGATGTTCCGGCACGAGAGACCGCAGAAGGGGCGGATGCGGCAGTTCCATCAGATGGGCGCGGAGCTCTTCGGCACCGACGCGCCGTACGCCGACGCCGAGACGATGGCGTTCCTTCACGGATTCCTCGCGGAGGCAGGCTTGCGCGGGGTATCCCTCGAGGTCAACTCGCTCGGCGATCCGGAGTGCCGTCCCGCCTACAATGCGCGGTTGACGGAATATCTCGCGGCGCGCGACGGCGAGCTGTGCGACGATTGCCGGCGACGGCGGGAGCGGAACCCGTTGCGGGTGCTCGACTGCAAGGCGGAGCGGTGCGTCCGCGCCACGGCGGACGCCCCGTCGATCCTCGATTTCCTGTGCGGCCCGTGCCGCGACCACTTCGCCGCGGTGGAGGGCGCCCTCTCCTCGGCCGGGGTCCCCTTTTCACGGAATCCGCGCATGGTCCGCGGGCTCGACTATTACCGGCGCACCACGTTCGAGTTCGTGATCCCGGGGATGGGAGCACAGAACACCGTGGCGGCCGGCGGCCGCTACGACGGGCTCGCGGAGTTGCTTGGCGGGAAGCAGCGCGTGCCCGCCATCGGCTTCGCCATCGGGGTGGAGCGGATGTTGATGCTCCTCGGCGAGGGGGGCGACGCTTCCCCCGCGGCGGACGTGTTCCTCGTCACTACGTCCGCAGCGCTCCTCCCGGAAGCGTTTCAGCGGAAGATGGAGCTCGTGGCGGCGGGCGTCCGCGCCGACATGGACTACGAGGGGCGAAGCCTGAAAAGCCAGTTTCGACGCGCGGATCGCTCCGGGGCGAAGGTGGTCCTCGTCCTCGGCGAGGAAGAGTGGAATCGGGGCGCGGTGGGCTATCGGGACATGGCGAAGGGAACCCAGGAAGAGATCCCCGTGGAGGAGGCGATGCGCCGCCTCCGCGGCGTACCCAAGGAGGGTTGACGTTGGACACGTTTCTGCCGGAACACAAGAGGACCATCTACTGCGGCCGTCTCCGGCCGGAGGATATCGGCAAGGAGGTCGTCCTGTGCGGCTGGGTCCACCGCCGCCGGGACCACGGGGGGCTCGTGTTCGTCGACCTGCGCGACCGGGAGGGGCTGGCGCAGGTCGTGATCGATCCGGTCACCTCACCGGAAGCGCACGCGAAGGCCGACGCACTGCGGGTGGAGTACGTCCTTTCGGTGCGCGGCGTGGTCCGCCGCCGTCCCACGGGTACGGAAAACCCGAACCTCCCGACGGGAGAGGTGGAGGTGTCGGCGTCCGCGGTCGCGATCCTGAACGAGTCGAAGCCGATCCCCTTCTCCCTCGAGGACGACACCGATGTGGCCGAAAACGTGCGCCTCAAGTACCGCTATCTCGACCTCCGGCGGCCGTCGATCCAGGCGATGTTCATGAAACGCGCGAAGCTTGCCCGCTCCGTGCGGGAGTACTTCTTCGAGAACGGCTTCCTCGAGGTCGAGACGCCGGTGCTGACCAAGAGCACCCCCGAGGGGGCGCGGGACTATCTGGTGCCGTCCCGCGTCAATCCGGGGATGTTCTACGCCCTTCCGCAGTCCCCGCAGCTGTTCAAGCAGATCCTGATGATCGCCGGATACGACCGGTACGCGCAGATCGTCAAGTGCTTCCGTGACGAGGACCTGCGCGCCGACCGGCAGCCCGAGTTCACGCAGATCGACGTCGAGATGTCGTTCATCGACCGGGACGACATCTTCGCGATGATGGAAGGTCTCATGGCCCGCGTCTTTCGCGACGTTCTCGGCGAGGAAATCCGGAGCCCCATCCCGCGGATGAGCTACCGGGAGGCGATGGACCGGTTCGGGGTCGACAAGCCGGACACCCGGTTCGGGCTGGAGATCACGGACTACACGGCGCTCCTGTCGAAGACCGATTTCCGGGTATTCGCCGAAGTGGCGTCGCGCGGTGGCGTGATCCGGGGGATCACGGCGCCCGGCCTGGGCGAATCGAGCCGCTCCGAGATCGCCGCGCTCGAAGAGGTGGCGAAGATCGGGGGAGCCTCCGGGCTCGCCTCGTTCAAGGTGACCGAGGCGGGGCTGACCTCCTCCCTTACGAAGTTCTTCCGCGCGGAGCAGATGGCCTCCCTGCGGGAAGGGGGCGGCGCGAAGACGGGGGACCTGATCCTCCTGGTGGCGGATTCGTTCGACGTGGCGTGCTCCTCCCTCGGCCGGCTCCGCCTTCACGTCGGGGAAAAGCTCGGGTTGATCGATCCCTCCCTCCATCACCTGTTGTGGGTGACCGACTTTCCTCTCCTTGAATGGGACAAGGAGGAGAAACGGTGGGGAGCGATGCACCACCCGTTCACGGCGCCGGTCGACGAGGACCTTCCGCTGCTTTCCACGGACCCGGGGAAGGTCCGCGCCAAGGCGTACGACATGGTGCTGAACGGCTCGGAGATCGGTGGGGGAAGCATCCGTATCCACCGCAAGGACGTGCAGTCCCGGATGTTCGAGCTGCTGAACATCGGACCGGAGGACGCCCGGGTGAAGTTCGGTTTCCTCCTGGAGGCGCTGGAATTCGGCGCGCCGCCGCACGGGGGGATCGCCTTCGGACTGGACCGGCTGGCGATGCTCTTCTCGGGAGCGAA
Above is a genomic segment from Candidatus Deferrimicrobium sp. containing:
- the hisS gene encoding histidine--tRNA ligase, with amino-acid sequence MTLATVRGMKDILPPESERWASLEASFRAHAGRYGFREIRTPLLERTELFARAVGETTDIVEKEMYTFTDRSGESLTVRPEGTAPVVRAFLDHRPGAGEGPVRLYYIGPMFRHERPQKGRMRQFHQMGAELFGTDAPYADAETMAFLHGFLAEAGLRGVSLEVNSLGDPECRPAYNARLTEYLAARDGELCDDCRRRRERNPLRVLDCKAERCVRATADAPSILDFLCGPCRDHFAAVEGALSSAGVPFSRNPRMVRGLDYYRRTTFEFVIPGMGAQNTVAAGGRYDGLAELLGGKQRVPAIGFAIGVERMLMLLGEGGDASPAADVFLVTTSAALLPEAFQRKMELVAAGVRADMDYEGRSLKSQFRRADRSGAKVVLVLGEEEWNRGAVGYRDMAKGTQEEIPVEEAMRRLRGVPKEG
- the aspS gene encoding aspartate--tRNA ligase; the protein is MDTFLPEHKRTIYCGRLRPEDIGKEVVLCGWVHRRRDHGGLVFVDLRDREGLAQVVIDPVTSPEAHAKADALRVEYVLSVRGVVRRRPTGTENPNLPTGEVEVSASAVAILNESKPIPFSLEDDTDVAENVRLKYRYLDLRRPSIQAMFMKRAKLARSVREYFFENGFLEVETPVLTKSTPEGARDYLVPSRVNPGMFYALPQSPQLFKQILMIAGYDRYAQIVKCFRDEDLRADRQPEFTQIDVEMSFIDRDDIFAMMEGLMARVFRDVLGEEIRSPIPRMSYREAMDRFGVDKPDTRFGLEITDYTALLSKTDFRVFAEVASRGGVIRGITAPGLGESSRSEIAALEEVAKIGGASGLASFKVTEAGLTSSLTKFFRAEQMASLREGGGAKTGDLILLVADSFDVACSSLGRLRLHVGEKLGLIDPSLHHLLWVTDFPLLEWDKEEKRWGAMHHPFTAPVDEDLPLLSTDPGKVRAKAYDMVLNGSEIGGGSIRIHRKDVQSRMFELLNIGPEDARVKFGFLLEALEFGAPPHGGIAFGLDRLAMLFSGANSLRDVIAFPKTQKATCLMTEAPSRVDLKQLRELSIRVTAPEKK